The following coding sequences lie in one Apium graveolens cultivar Ventura chromosome 3, ASM990537v1, whole genome shotgun sequence genomic window:
- the LOC141712052 gene encoding uncharacterized protein LOC141712052 isoform X1, translating to MKYIELRKLLRRLMLMIWLHFSLIFPYLVLMLCGQVDHQGDLLSPVVVKQGLLVLILIPREPAQLMQTLEQLARFLVQHKKIHQFYHQIRSTVLPVVILKIKALEDWMGKLLSDIDVSRTVHVALFLELEAAARSAFYAANQIDVSDSEI from the exons ATGAAGTATATAGAGTTGCGGAAGCTGCTGCGAAGATTGATGCTGATGATTTGGCTGCATTTCTCGCTGATATTTCC ATATCTGGTTCTAATGTTATGCGGTCAAGTGGATCATCAAGGAGACCTGCTGTCTCCAGTAGTCGTGAAGCAGGGATTGCTGGTGCTAATTTTGATTCCTCGCGAGCCCGCACAACTGATGCAAACCCTGGAACAGTTGGCAAGATTTCTAGTACAGCACAAAAAAATTCACCAGTTTTATCATCAGATCAGAAGCACAGTACTTCCAGTAGTAATTTTGAAAAT AAAAGCTTTGGAGGACTGGATGGGAAAACTGCTCTCTGATATCGATGTATCCAGAACTGTGCATGTAGCATTATTCCTGGAATTGGAAGCTGCTGCGAGGTCAG CATTCTATGCTGCAAATCAGATTGATGTAAGCGACAGTGAAATCTAA
- the LOC141712052 gene encoding uncharacterized protein LOC141712052 isoform X2 has product MRSSGSSRRPAVSSSREAGIAGANFDSSRARTTDANPGTVGKISSTAQKNSPVLSSDQKHSTSSSNFENRRKALEDWMGKLLSDIDVSRTVHVALFLELEAAARSAFYAANQIDVSDSEI; this is encoded by the exons ATGCGGTCAAGTGGATCATCAAGGAGACCTGCTGTCTCCAGTAGTCGTGAAGCAGGGATTGCTGGTGCTAATTTTGATTCCTCGCGAGCCCGCACAACTGATGCAAACCCTGGAACAGTTGGCAAGATTTCTAGTACAGCACAAAAAAATTCACCAGTTTTATCATCAGATCAGAAGCACAGTACTTCCAGTAGTAATTTTGAAAAT CGTAGAAAAGCTTTGGAGGACTGGATGGGAAAACTGCTCTCTGATATCGATGTATCCAGAACTGTGCATGTAGCATTATTCCTGGAATTGGAAGCTGCTGCGAGGTCAG CATTCTATGCTGCAAATCAGATTGATGTAAGCGACAGTGAAATCTAA